A genomic window from Pecten maximus chromosome 2, xPecMax1.1, whole genome shotgun sequence includes:
- the LOC117342341 gene encoding acetylcholine receptor subunit delta-like, which translates to MVCTSWAATLLDADSLIQHLFTSYNTELRPVQDQGQSVNVSIGMTLISINSFDEIAGVISVSGGLHLSWTDETLTWDPNSYGNLTYITTSLNKIWHPNLFSADPLAKAFYVGHDQFKVKIMSHGQVSWINGGLLRGRCIPDVSEFPFDTQTCKLEFFPIGYTPSEISFTMVSSAVDLGYFRQNSEFILTGSKTNVQSYVGDVAEFYLIIQRRPLNFLVSVIFPIVMLALINPLVFVLPFTSGERSSYSITVLLAFTVYMTVVSDKMPESSDPISYLSYYILTLLAISTLIVAVNVLQIQIQANEEKRPLPQWICNLILVLREVDRRVKGNDLDDP; encoded by the coding sequence ATGGTATGTACAAGCTGGGCGGCTACCCTGCTGGACGCGGACTCCCTGATACAGCACCTTTTCACTTCCTACAACACCGAACTACGTCCAGTCCAAGACCAGGGTCAGTCTGTCAATGTCTCCATTGGCATGACCCTTATCTCCATTAACAGTTTTGATGAAATAGCTGGAGTGATATCAGTTTCCGGTGGACTACACCTGTCATGGACAGACGAAACACTCACATGGGATCCAAATTCGTATGGCAATTTGACATATATCACTACTTCACTAAACAAAATATGGCATCCAAACCTATTTTCTGCAGACCCGTTAGCTAAAGCTTTTTATGTTGGACACGACCAGTTCAAGGTCAAGATTATGTCACACGGACAAGTTAGTTGGATTAACGGAGGTCTTCTGAGGGGACGGTGTATACCCGATGTAAGCGAATTCCCCTTTGATACACAAACATGCAAATTAGAATTTTTTCCAATAGGATACACACCCAGTGAAATCTCGTTCACAATGGTGTCGTCTGCCGTAGACCTTGGGTATTTCCGACAGAACAGTGAATTTATTCTCACAGGATCGAAGACTAATGTACAATcctatgttggtgatgttgCGGAATTCTACCTAATCATACAAAGAAGACCGCTGAATTTTCTGGTCAGCGTTATCTTTCCGATTGTAATGTTGGCACTCATCAATCCGCTGGTCTTCGTTCTACCGTTCACGTCGGGGGAGCGGTCATCCTACAGTATCACCGTATTACTAGCCTTTACCGTGTATATGACCGTGGTCAGTGACAAGATGCCCGAATCTTCTGACCCTATATCTTACCTCTCCTACTACATCCTGACACTACTCGCCATCAGTACACTCATCGTCGCCGTCAACGTCCTTCAAATACAGATACAGGCAAACGAAGAAAAACGTCCACTTCCACAATGGATTTGTAACTTGATACTTGTTCTCAGGGAAGTAGACAGAAGAGTGAAAGGGAACGATTTGGACGATCCCTAA
- the LOC117321715 gene encoding uncharacterized protein LOC117321715 yields MEKIVLKTMHTARLCKNAVYQASVREVSEDGDFASLKESRKVHAKAREEKRLEEITEKDDQTPPPTYTPIKPEQRDEIHDEIRVKLFDAIENGSVSEVNSLLGQARSYVSLHHADMLDPSNEQNVLHFALSIPRLEIVDLILSDKVNDDLLNQVFQVPKSTRSILHQITELNNVSLAKRVLEKFSNRSEKVKIIEMETLVDVEGQRPRVFSSYHLAAFKGFTDLVNLYLDTGVDIDLLNGKKDTALLWAARWGHTDTVNCLLDRRADVSLENDKKSTALYWAVRYQKYDTVRLLLQKGRANPNQTRLLGLVAPIVIASALGNNTIVKELIRHGADVNTIIRGGEMPLHHAAKEGHVDVVQTLLKEGAILTAQDERGDRALSLASQNGYADVVMLLLDSGADMYHKNHFGMDAWYSAINQKNDIVLNVLTNHYNNLYEKDRTLKSPLCIAASLGRCAKIETLVKLGAYAEQQDEDGNTLMHHAAANNQGEVIKMFHKTVNVDAKNNEGDTALHIACREGNHNAVLELIDKKAKSNIANSIGENALHTVALSPATTHDIARALVQHTIKSHDWESLNAMDAQGNNALHIAARFAKPEVLWEFRFVRFRDTDIDGNTPLHEAVISGKENIFKTALDVYENMQRDADINTLNNNSESVLHLAADAGFSESVTRLVFYGADLSCADRDGNTVLHRLIRSLTEDKSMHDARMKVVETILHDSVRWWSTMQNEPYPEENKSRFKEIQREALVSLTNDYKNNNNLSVLAYAYKLGSYTFLDRFLTMPDVMKFQQGDEVYFDVSHLIPLTSEVSKRCCGLATNEQTGSHIELLMTLKAKERASRVLDVPPVRHIEQMYTSICAWGYAFFMLLHIIYMGVFSYLGVSVAEKFRHLNNDVPLFNTDPVLVAVYIVVPIEPAIAVIYSSVSLGRTIYRRESPEIYSLITKFFLTLSACLTLAWIGMVARRDPNQDYVLAICLCLGWMSSIALTRGFKGIHYFFKMLVNMVVRDVLRFLVVFSFVILAFGFALHVIFQISSDIVDTYSDPFETLFMTFNLMIGMAELFDDDFVNGMSGVGRSVTFAKAIYLIYILLSTIVLLNLLIAMMNDSYSDILQHQKVNWRVESIQIAIGVEHFFPWFPSIFGRTTIRKELHGEGKLAKRERWYLVTTETNVLNDTSEFINNDTNERKTTSFEEKLYEVENRVQNIEQQASETRETLEEIKKLIQNINSILIK; encoded by the exons atggagaaaattgttttgaaaactATGCACACTGCTAGACTGTGTAAAAATGCTGTCTACCAAGCGTCTGTCCGGGAGGTGTCCGAAGACGGGGATTTTGCCAGCCTTAAAGAGTCGCGTAAG GTTCATGCGAAGGCAAGAGAAGAAAAAAGATTAGAGGAGATTACAGAAAAGGACGACCAAACCCCACCTCCGACATACACACCAATCAAACCTGAACAGAGGGACGAAATACATGACGAGATTCGGGTAAAACTATTTGATGCTATCGAGAACGGCTCCGTTTCAGAAGTGAATTCTCTACTGGGTCAGGCAAGAAGCTATGTCAGTCTGCACCATGCGGACATGCTCGACCCTTCCAATGAACAAAACGTGTTGCATTTTGCATTAAGTATCCCCCGTCTGGAGATTGTCGACCTCATTCTGAGCGATAAAGTAAACGACGACTTATTGAACCAAGTGTTCCAAGTGCCAAAAAGCACAAGATCAATTTTACACCAAATAACCGAACTGAACAACGTATCATTAGCAAAGAGGGTATTGGAAAAGTTCTCAAACAGAAGTGAAAAGGTGAAAATTATCGAGATGGAAACTTTGGTTGACGTTGAGGGTCAAAGACCAAGAGTATTTTCTTCGTATCATCTTGCAGCCTTCAAGGGTTTTACTGACCTAGTGAATCTGTACCTCGACACCGGTGTCGATATTGATTTACTCAATGGGAAGAAAGATACAGCGTTGCTATGGGCAGCAAGGTGGGGTCACACAGACACCGTGAATTGTCTCCTTGACCGACGCGCAGATGTCAGTTTGGAAAACGACAAGAAATCGACTGCTTTGTATTGGGCTGTACGCTACCAGAAATACGACACAGTACGACTTCTTCTTCAGAAGGGAAGGGCAAATCCCAATCAGACTAGACTACTTGGGTTGGTGGCACCTATCGTCATAGCATCAGCATTAGGCAATAACACAATAGTCAAGGAACTCATTCGCCACGGCGCGGACGTTAATACCATAATTCGCGGAGGAGAAATGCCACTCCATCACGCAGCAAAAGAGGGCCACGTAGACGTGGTTCAGACCCTGTTGAAGGAAGGCGCAATACTTACGGCCCAGGACGAGAGGGGAGATAGAGCTCTAAGCCTGGCTTCACAAAACGGGTATGCAGACGTTGTCATGCTCCTTCTTGATAGCGGGGCAGACATGTATCACAAGAACCACTTTGGTATGGACGCCTGGTATAGCGCTATAAATCAAAAGAACGACATAGTGCTTAATGTATTGACGAATCATTACAATAATCTTTACGAGAAGGACAGAACATTGAAGTCGCCTCTTTGTATTGCTGCTAGCCTCGGTAGATGTGCGAAAATTGAAACCCTTGTGAAGTTGGGAGCATATGCAGAACAACAAGACGAAGATGGAAATACGTTAATGCATCACGCTGCTGCTAACAACCAAGGGGAAGTAATAAAGATGTTTCACAAGACGGTGAACGTTGATGCTAAAAACAACGAAGGGGATACAGCACTACATATAGCATGTAGGGAAGGCAATCATAATGCAGTTTTAGAACTGATAGATAAAAAGGCAAAATCCAACATTGCAAATTCGATTGGAGAAAATGCACTGCACACCGTGGCTCTTTCCCCTGCCACAACGCACGACATAGCCCGAGCTCTTGTTCAACACACCATCAAGTCACACGACTGGGAAAGCTTGAATGCGATGGATGCTCAGGGCAACAACGCTCTTCATATTGCAGCACGGTTTGCAAAACCAGAAGTTCTTTGGGAATTTCGATTCGTAAGATTTAGAGACACTGACATTGACGGAAACACACCACTTCACGAAGCGGTAATTTCTGGGAAAGAGAATATATTTAAGACAGCCCTTGACGTCTATGAGAATATGCAGAGAGATGCTGACATCAACACACTGAATAACAACTCGGAAAGCGTGCTTCATCTCGCTGCTGACGCAGGGTTCTCGGAAAGTGTCACAAGGCTAGTGTTTTATGGTGCTGACTTATCATGTGCCGACAGGGATGGTAACACAGTGCTTCATAGACTTATTAGGTCCCTGACGGAGGACAAAAGCATGCATGATGCCCGCATGAAAGTAGTGGAGACTATCTTGCATGATTCTGTCAGGTGGTGGAGCACTATGCAAAACGAACCTTATCCAGAAGAGAACAAATCGCGTTTCAAGGAAATACAACGAGAAGCACTTGTTTCATTGACAAACGactacaaaaacaacaacaacttaTCGGTCTTGGCGTACGCGTATAAGTTAGGTTCATACACATTTCTGGACCGATTTTTGACCATGCCTGACGTCATGAAGTTTCAACAAGGAGATGAGGTCTATTTTGACGTTTCACATTTGATACCATTGACAAGTGAGGTATCCAAGCGGTGCTGTGGTCTTGCAACAAATGAACAAACGGGATCCCATATAGAGCTTTTGATGACATTAAAGGCCAAAGAACGTGCATCACGCGTGCTCGACGTGCCACCCGTGAGGCACATTGAACAAATGTATACTTCCATATGTGCTTGGGGCTACGCATTCTTCATGTTGTTGCACATCATCTATATGGGCGTGTTTTCCTATCTGGGCGTGTCGGTGGCGGAAAAATTCCGCCATCTTAACAATGATGTTCCCCTCTTCAATACAGACCCTGTGCTGGTGGCAGTCTACATAGTTGTACCCATAGAACCCGCCATAGCTGTTATATATTCGTCGGTGTCCCTTGGCAGAACTATTTACAGGAGAGAGTCGCCAGAAATATATTCGCTCATCACCAAGTTTTTCCTTACCCTGTCTGCCTGTTTGACTCTGGCCTGGATTGGAATGGTTGCCCGACGAGATCCTAACCAGGATTACGTACTAGCGATATGTTTGTGTCTTGGATGGATGAGCTCGATAGCACTGACGAGAGGTTTCAAAGGTATTCACTACTTCTTCAAAATGTTAGTCAACATGGTCGTTAGAGATGTTCTTCGCTTTCTTGTCGTCTTCTCCTTCGTGATCCTCGCATTTGGTTTCGCCCTGCATGTTATATTCCAGATATCCTCTGATATCGTAGATACTTACTCGGATCCGTTCGAGACTCTTTTCATGACTTTTAACCTTATGATTGGAATGGCAGAGCtgtttgatgatgattttgtAAACGGAATGTCAGGAGTTGGTCGTTCAGTAACATTTGCTAAGGCAatttatctgatatatatcttgTTATCGACAATTGTTTTGTTGAATCTGCTCATAGCAATGATGAACGACTCATACTCCGACATTTTACAACATCAGAAGGTCAACTGGAGAGTGGAATCGATTCAAATAGCGATTGGTGTTGAACATTTCTTCCCGTGGTTCCCGTCCATTTTTGGTAGAACCACAATTAGAAAAGAACTCCACGGCGAGGGGAAATTAGCGAAAAGAGAGAGATGGTATTTAGTGACAACAGAAACTAATGTTTTGAATGACACCTCGGAGTTTATCAATAATGACACAAATGAACGGAAGACCACTTCCTTTGAGGAAAAACTGTATGAAGTTGAAAACCGTGTACAGAATATAGAGCAGCAGGCATCCGAAACGAGAGAGACATTGGAAGAGATCAAGAAACTAATCCAAAATATAAACAGTATTCTTATAAAATGA